The following are from one region of the Roseobacter fucihabitans genome:
- the rpmI gene encoding 50S ribosomal protein L35, with protein MPKMKTKSSAKKRFKVTATGKVLGGQAGKRHGMIKRTRKFIRDARGTTTLSAPDAKIIKGFMPYDR; from the coding sequence ATGCCCAAGATGAAGACGAAATCGAGCGCCAAAAAGCGCTTCAAGGTGACGGCCACCGGCAAGGTCCTCGGCGGACAGGCTGGCAAACGCCACGGTATGATCAAGCGGACACGCAAGTTCATTCGCGATGCACGCGGGACGACAACTTTGTCGGCCCCTGATGCCAAGATCATCAAGGGCTTCATGCCCTACGACCGTTAA
- the rplT gene encoding 50S ribosomal protein L20 produces the protein MSRVKGGTVTHARHKKVIKAAKGYYGRRKNTFKVARQAVDKANQYATRDRKNRKRNFRALWIQRINAAVRSHDEALTYSRFINGLSIAGIEVDRKVLADLAVHEPDAFGAIVKQAQDALAA, from the coding sequence ATGTCCCGAGTTAAAGGTGGTACAGTCACCCACGCCCGTCACAAGAAGGTCATCAAGGCCGCAAAAGGCTATTACGGTCGCCGCAAGAATACCTTCAAGGTTGCGCGCCAGGCCGTTGATAAAGCCAACCAATATGCGACCCGTGACCGTAAAAACCGCAAGCGTAATTTCCGCGCGCTGTGGATTCAGCGGATCAACGCCGCCGTGCGCAGCCATGATGAGGCGCTGACATACAGCCGATTTATCAATGGGTTGAGCATTGCCGGTATCGAAGTGGACCGCAAGGTTCTCGCCGATCTGGCCGTGCATGAGCCCGATGCGTTTGGCGCGATCGTCAAGCAAGCACAGGATGCTCTGGCAGCCTGA
- a CDS encoding lysophospholipid acyltransferase family protein, whose translation MTAKPSKTQISDEDVSPRDRIVSTVIIGIIRCLTLLPYRRRVPVGGWVISRLVAPLIGYRGRIRDNLRLIFPDMSEEEVVQMTFDVPDQIGRTLCELFSPKNLVAMAEQTPITGDGIAAVDAARAAGRPIIIVSGHIGNYDIARSKLIQRGHKVGGLYRSMNYKGFNDFYVSRISQVGTPLFLRGRRGMGEMLKFLKAGNAIAMLIDQHMTAGAPLKFFGHTAYTALSAAELALRYDALLVPCYGIRQADGLSFEMIVESPIPHTTPEEMTQALNDSLEAQVRANMSQWLWVHRRWKA comes from the coding sequence ATGACAGCCAAACCTTCCAAGACCCAGATCAGCGATGAGGACGTCAGTCCGAGAGACCGGATCGTCAGCACGGTGATCATTGGCATCATCCGCTGTCTGACGCTTTTGCCCTACCGTCGGCGGGTGCCCGTCGGGGGCTGGGTGATTTCGCGTCTCGTCGCCCCGTTGATCGGGTATCGCGGCCGTATCCGTGACAATCTGCGGCTCATCTTTCCCGATATGTCGGAGGAGGAGGTCGTGCAGATGACCTTCGACGTGCCGGATCAGATCGGGCGCACCCTGTGCGAATTGTTTTCCCCGAAAAACCTGGTGGCGATGGCGGAGCAGACCCCGATCACAGGTGACGGTATCGCCGCCGTTGATGCCGCGCGCGCAGCGGGCCGTCCGATTATTATCGTGTCCGGGCATATCGGGAACTACGATATCGCGCGCTCCAAGCTGATCCAGCGTGGCCATAAGGTTGGCGGGCTTTATCGGAGCATGAATTACAAGGGTTTCAACGATTTCTACGTGTCGCGGATTTCGCAAGTGGGCACGCCGTTGTTCCTGCGCGGGCGGCGCGGCATGGGAGAGATGCTCAAATTCCTGAAGGCGGGCAATGCCATTGCGATGCTGATCGACCAGCATATGACCGCCGGGGCGCCGCTCAAATTCTTCGGGCATACCGCCTATACGGCGTTGTCGGCGGCGGAACTGGCGTTGCGCTATGACGCGCTTTTGGTGCCGTGCTATGGCATCCGGCAAGCCGATGGGCTGAGTTTCGAGATGATCGTAGAATCGCCGATCCCGCATACGACGCCCGAGGAAATGACGCAGGCCCTGAACGACAGCCTTGAAGCCCAGGTGCGCGCGAACATGTCACAATGGCTCTGGGTCCATCGACGCTGGAAGGCGTAG